Below is a window of Arabidopsis thaliana chromosome 2, partial sequence DNA.
ACCTATTGCACTCTGCTCGTGATGCATAATTGTGATTCTTGCAATTTGTACACATCCAGTCGCCATCACGCCATTGTTTCACTCTAAGAAATCAGACAACACAAAGAATTGGGAAGGTTGCAAAAGATCACGCCATTGTTCTAGCGtttagaaaacaagaaaacaatggaGACCAGAGATCAATACAGTACCCCATTCCAAGTAAAGCAGGTGTTGAGTGTTGTTGTAGAAACGGGAGAGGAAGTTGCCAATTTGAGACCCTTCCTAGGCTCATACCAGGAAAAGATGCATATATCGCTGACTGTGTTTGCATGCTTGTCTGCACAACGAGCcagaagaaacagaggttGGTTAAGCAGCAAGTAAAATTGATGAATGTACTAATCAATTTATGCGCTCTAACTAATCCTTACATATCCTTGATTCAGTCTTTTGCTATCCCATTCATGAGCCAAAGCTTCTGATGCTAATCTCTTTGTACCAAGGGCTGCAACCCAAAATAAACTTTCCCATATTAAAACTCGTGAAAGGATTATCAGACACCTTCGGGTTATATAAGATTGCACGCGCATCGGTCTTAGACAAAAACCTTACCTAGTGGAGCTATTTCATTGCACTTTTTGCACTGCAGAGACatacaaaacagaaatgaGTAAAACAACAAGCCGGAATCTGCAAGTCGGTTTTGCATTGTGAACCCATTTCCTCACCTGTATACGAGAGGAATAATTGTGAAAACCACATCTGCAAATCCAGTCACCACTCCTCCATTCTTTATGAACCGAAGCTTGATTTGTAGCGTTAGAGAATGCGAGTAAAGAACCAGGTTGATCATGTGACTCAGGTCCACGGGTGAAGTAATGGAGATGAGTTTGAAGAGAAGCTCCAGGGATAGCAAGTGCTGACAATGCTGCTACTTCCTTAGATTGCCCACATTTCTTGCACTTTTCTCGTGATGCATAATTGTTGTTAGTACAACCTATTGCCACACCACACCACACCACACACCCAAACGCAAAACGTAGAACGAAGAAGATACACACGCACGCACACCACAACACACCCACCAGCAAATTCCATATACCACATAACACAGAATACACAAAACAGCTCAACCTAGTTATAAGTAAATCCCCTAATTCACAATTCCAATCTAATGAAACATCAAATGTAAAAGGGCATTTGAAAGTTGAAGGATTTGAACTCAGAACTTACGAATTAGATCAATCCTAGTTTTCATTCACAATTCAATCTAATGAATCCGCAAATGGAAAAGGGcatttgaaagttttaagGATTTGAACTCAGAACTTACGATTCTGATCAATCCTAGTTTTGCTTCTAGTTCATTAGCACAATCTGGGAAGCTATAAAAGAATTGAATTGAGataggagaagaaagaacgaACCAGTGCAGATCCAATCGCCGATACGAGGAAGCCACTTAGAGTTTGGAGAAGTATTATTATCCATGATAAGACGAGGCTGCTTGCATCTGTTACAGAATGATCTAAACGCATAATTCCTGTTTCTGCATCCTAAACATTCCCAGTCTCCTTCTCTTCCGTCTCCCATTTCTTCTTCCCGGAAAAACTCCAGTCTCCGGCGACGACGACTCACTCTTTTTCGTTcagagaggagaaagaaagagaaagttgaAGAAAGCTAAAGCTGGGCCACATTTGTTGTGAAGTGACTAGGCCCATTAGGCCCATTAATTTCTTCAGAGAAAATCTCTTTCGTCCTTCTCTTCGCAGGTGGCAATCGTTACTTACTGACATACATCTTCATCAGtgatttttgggtttgaaaTTTCTCTAGATCGATTTTGGATTTAGATCTCTTTGTTTCTACTGCTTTTCATCGTTGGATCTGCGTTTTGCAAAGGGAGATACAGAAAGGAATAGCTTTGAATTGACAAGGTTTCTCTCTAATCCAACCGAATCTCAAGCTTCCATGGCTCTCAATCTCCGTCAGAAACAGACTGGTAATTATCTCTTTATAATCTCAAGTTTCTGCGATGATTCTTCTATTGCTTCATAGATTGTGTTCGAtctattaatttgtttttaggaATCTGGAAATTTAGAGAATTCTGGTTTCTTATGAGTTAATATTGATATTGGAtctttgatctctctctctctcggtTTCAGAATGTGTAATCCGGATGTTGAATCTGAACCAACCTTTGAATCCAAGTGGAACTGCGAACGAAGAAGTTTACAAGATCTTGATTTACGATAGGTTTTGTCAGAACATTCTATCTCCATTGACCCATGTCAAGGATCTGCGTAAGCATGGAGTTacactcttctttctcatagACAAAGATCGACAACCTGTTCATGATGTTCCCGCTGTCTACTTTGTTCAACCAACTGAATCCAACCTCCAGAGGATCATAGCCGATGCTTCTAGATCTCTCTACGATACCTTTCATCTGAATTTCTCGTCTTCGATCCCTCGTAAGTTTCTTGAAGAGCTAGCTTCTGGGACTCTTAAATCTGGTTCTGTTGAGAAAGTCTCGAAAGTGCATGATCAGTATCTGGAGTTTGTGACTTTGGAAGATAACTTGTTCTCGCTGGCTCAGCAATCTACCTATGTTCAAATGAATGACCCATCAGCAGGGGAGAAAGAGATTAATGAGATTATCGAAAGGGTCGCTAgtggtttgttttgtgtgttggTAACGCTTGGTGTGGTTCCTGTTATCCGATGCCCTAGTGGTGGACCTGCAGAGATGGTGGCGTCTTTGTTGGATCAGAAACTGAGGGATCATCTTTTGTCCAAGAACAATCTGTTTACTGAAGGTGGCGGTTTCATGAGCTCGTTTCAGCGTCCCCTCTTGTGCATATTTGATAGGAACTTTGAGCTCTCGGTTGGGATTCAGCATGATTTCAGATACCGGCCTCTCGTTCACGATGTTCTCGGGTTAAAGCTCAACCAATTGAAAGTGCAGGGAGAGAAAGGACCACCGAAATCGTTTGAGCTGGACAGTTCGGACCCATTCTGGTCAGCAAACAGTACTCTGGAGTTTCCAGATGTCGCTGTGGAGATCGAAACACAGTTGAACAAGTACAAGAGAGACGTTGAAGAGGTTAACAAGAAAACCGGAGGTGGGAGCGGCGCTGAGTTTGATGGGACAGATCTGATTGGAAACATCCACACCGAGCATCTCATGAACACTGTGAAATCGCTCCCGGAGTTAACTGAGCGAAAGAAAGTGATTGACAAACACACCAATATCGCAACAGCGCTCTTAGGACAGATCAAGGAGAGATCTATTGACGCTTTCACTAAGAAAGAAAGCGACATGATGATGAGGGGCGGAATCGACAGAACTGAACTTATGGCTGCTCTGAAAGGCAAAGGGACAAAGATGGACAAGCTCCGGTTTGCAATCATGTACCTGATCTCCACAGAAACCATAAACCAATCGGAAGTTGAAGCAGTGGAGGCAGCATTGAATGAAGCTGAGGCTGATACAAGTGCGTTTCAGTAtgtaaagaaaatcaaatcgtTAAACGCATCTTTTGCAGCTACATCAGCGAATTCAGCTAGCAGAAGCAACATTGTAGACTGGGCCGAGAAGCTTTACGGACAGTCTATAAGCGCAGTGACTGCAGGAGTCAAGAATCTGTTATCTAGTGATCAACAATTGGCAGTGACTCGAACAGTCGAAGCTTTAACAGAAGGAAAACCAAACCCGGAGATCGATTCTTACCGCTTCCTGGACCCAAGAGCTCCAAAGTCGTCTAGCTCCGGTGGTAGCCATGTAAAAGGACCGTTCAGAGAAGCTATAGTGTTCATGATCGGTGGAGGTAACTATGTTGAGTATGGAAGTTTGCAGGAGTTGACTCAGAGACAGTTAACCGTTAAAAACGTTATTTATGGAGCCACTGAGATTCTTAACGGAGGTGAGTTGGTGGAGCAGCTTGGACTTTTGGGAAAGAAGATGGGATTAGGAGGTCCGGTCGCTTCAACGTCATTGTCTGGTGGTCACTGAGTGTTACTCActgttactttcttttttcttttggcttttgagagtttttttttattaatctataaaatataaatcccCAGTGGTGAATTATTTAACAAACAGTTTACAGTCTCGTTATAACATTTTCTACAGAACATTTTAAGGTGTGTTTATAACTCCATTAGTTAAGATTGTTAAATGGTTTTTGTCATAATCTTTGAAAAAGTAAATGACAATTAGCTAGGTTGtcattaataataaaaataaataaaaaggtatGAACAAAAGtctgaaaaagaaatttgtaaTCTAACATTACTAATTtctaattaacattttttatgcCATTTAGTACAgtgtttttccaaaataaaatatactcCTATGATATTTTGCATAAGAATATATTATactaaaaaagagaagaggaaaaaagcaaaaaatcaaaagaaaaaaaaaaagtaaaggagCAACAAAAGCAAAGCAGGTGGTCCGTTCCCATTTCTCTGTAATTTGTCTTCGTCTCTACCTTCCATCTCTCTCACCCACTCTCCTCGGAAACCACAGCGACGGACGGACGGACGGACGATAAAACTTTTGCCTCTAATTTGCTCCTACAAATCTGGAATCAGCCGGAGCGAATCTCGAAGCTTATGATCTCGACTTGTGAGGatcctcttttccttttctttttcttttgtataataataattatctCATCCCCGATCGATTTCGATTTTCATATGGTTTCTCGCCAGAAATGATCGATTCTCTCGTTTATTTCAATAGCCTCAGATGATTGAAGATGATAATTCAACAGTTAATAAcgcttctcttttttttagtGGCTTTGTGTTTTGACCAGCCAATCTAAATCACTGGTCACCTTTGTTTTGATCTctgttttgttgaatttttgtttcaaacttAAACGAAGCTAAAAGGCTAATGGGTTGGTCTTAATTCTGAATTTTGAGAGAGTTTTAAAATCATCTTTTATGAGCTAAGCCATGTTTGAAGCTAGATCTGCCTTtaactttggttttggttttaaacttttttgtttctaactTGTTGTAGGCTGAAGAGGCTGGGAATGGCTGGTAAAGAGGAGACTGATGTATCTGCACAAGGGTCTTTAACCAGGGAGGCCACTGAGATATGGAGGAGTGAGTTGGAATCTCGCCGGTTTCAGGTAGATAGTTTAGAAGCTGAACTTGTGGATGTCAAGGCTTACCTTGAGTTTGGCTCAGAAGAAGATGCCAGAAAGGAGTTAGGAGTTCTTTCGGGTAGGGTCAGATCGACTGCAACTATGTTGCGTTATTTGAGATCAAAAGCTAGAGTCTTGGCCATTCCTGATGATCTAGCAAATGTGTCATGCGGTGTGGAACAGATTGAAGAACTGAAAGGATTGAACCTTGTTGAGAAAGATGGtggttcatcttcttctgacGGGGCTAGGAACACTAATCCTGAAACTAGAAGGTACAGTGGTTCCTTGGGTGTAGAGGATGGAGCCTATACTAATGAGATGCTCCAGTCCATAGAGATGGTTACTGATGTGCTGGACTCTCTTGTGAGGAGGGTTACAGTAGCAGAATCTGAGTCTGCTGTTCAAAAGGAGAGGGCACTTTTGGGAGAGGAAGAAATCAGTAGGAAGACTATCCAAATCGAAAATTTGTCCGTGAAGTTAGAAGAGATGGAACGATTTGCTTATGGGACTAATAGTGTTCTAAACGAAATGCGGGAAAGGATTGAGGAATTAGTTGAAGAGACGATGAGGCAGAGGGAAAAAGCTGTGGAAAACGAAGAGGAGTTGTGTCGTGTGAAGAGAGAGTTCGAGTCGCTTAAAAGCTACGTCAGTACTTTTACCAATGTTCGAGAAACACTTCTTTCGTCCGAGAGACAATTCAAAACCATTGAGGAGCTCTTTGAACGGTCAGTCTCATATCTTCTTTATGCAACTGTTCCATCACTCCTTAACCAcaaagatttaatattttcttcaccACACCACAATATGTTAATGGTGAAGCAGGTTGGTCACTAAGACGACACAATTAGAAGGGGAGAAGGCACAAAAGGAGGTTGAAGTACAGAAACTGATGGAGGAGAATGTGAAATTGACAGCACTTCTCGACAAGAAAGAGGCTCAGCTTCTAGCTTTGAATGAACAATGCAAAGTTATGGCTTTGAGTGCATCAAACATATGAAATTTGCTTTATCTTTGCATTGTTGTTGGCtcatctcttatttttttcttgagacAATGCTTTCGCAGAAGTAGATGAAtgcaatcttcttccttcattgTTCTTTGCTTCAAATGTGacattgtaattttttatctGTAGATTATTATGGTTTATGCATAAGGAAGAATGTTCGTACTCCGAAACGGCGAGTAGTTCTTACGTCTGTATATCAGACGGCAAGAATTTGCCATCGTAGCAAATTCGTGTATGACGTGGCAAATAGAATTAGCCAACGTCTTTTATCCACGTGTAAATACGATCGCTCTGTTTTCGTAGACTTTGTGTTGAAGAAGTTTCTCTCTAAAACCCCAAATCTATTTTTCCCTCCTTTGCGAGAAATTAAtcggagaaagaaaaaagttgactAGTGCGATTTTGAGCAATTTCTTCGTTTCCATGGAGTCGGATATCGAGATTTTGTCTGAAGCTGATGCGTCTATGCGGAAGCTACGCATTTTCGGAATTGATGATCGCGAAGATGAGGTATTGTTTTCTATTGTcgataaaccctaaaaaaaatgCCACCTTTGATTGTTTCTCCGATGATTGATTTTTAGGTTTTCGTTTTCGTTTTCGTTGTTGTGATTCTGGAACACGAAGGTAGTTCTTTGGTTCTGtatgaaattatgaaaatcGGACATTGTCATTTTGTTTAGAATGTCTTCggaaattttgaaatgttcctgtttctgattttttttttctgtgatttGATAgaatgggagaagaagaatcaaagatgtTGAAGTTTATGTTCCGATTGTGTGTGGATCGATTGCTTTTTATCTTGGAAAGAAAGCCACAGAGTTAGTGTTTCTATCTCTTTTATTCATGTTGCAATTTCCATGAGTTACGGTAATGCTGCAATCTTTGAACTTTTTTGGTTCTAATGTTTTCATCAACTAGATATCGAACACATAAGTGGACTGTTTATGTACGTGGAGCTACGAATGAGGATCTTGGTGTGGTTATCAAGCGGGTTATCTTCCATTTGCATCCAAGTTTTAATAATCCAACTAGAGTGGTTGATGCTCCTCCCTTTGCATTGTCTGAGTGTGGTTGGGGAGAATTCAAAATCGACATAACCGTTTTCTTCCATACCGATGTCTGTGAAAAGAAGTTGGAGTTGTGAGTTTCCCTTGTGATTGTGAATTTCAGTGGAGTAAGTTGGTTTATATCTCTTACGTTTTAGTATTGAACTTCTTTCCAGGTCTCACGTCTTAAAGCTGAACCCGGAGAATGCATATGGTCCTATTCCTAAGTCTATTAAGATACCCGTTGTCGCTGAGTCTTACAATGAAGTTGTCTTTCCAGACCCTTTTGAGAGTTTTGTCGCCCGTGTTCATAATCACCCGGCTATACAGATCTCTAACATCCCAGATGGTTTGAACCTGCCTCCTCCAGGTGCATTCTTGTTCTGACTtctaatgaattaataattattgccGGAGGCATAATAATTCTCGCATTGCAATGTTTTAGGAGTTGCTGACACTTATTATCTGATGGAAAAAGGAGACACTAAGGAACATCCACTCAGTCCAtggtttttgaagttttcAGAAGTAGAAGAGCTTTTTAAACTTACTGCAGCTCGTCAGAAGGTTTCTGCAGCCCAACTTACCTTTTCATTGTTACCactttataaatttaattggtctcacatttttgaaaaactcaCAATAGTTTTAACGTGGATTTCTTAGACGATACAGCTACAATTTCCTCTGCTCAAACTTAAATAGTAGTAGTTAAGACATTGGGCGTATTCTTGTTTGGCTTTGTCTTGATTTTATAGGATTGTGTTAGAAATTCTTATTAACTGACTGTGTTTACAATGTAATTATAGGTACAAGCTGATATTGCCAAGCTAAAAAGACAGTTGATAATGGTAGATGGGCAACCTGAAGGACTTGAGTCTTCCTCTGGCTATGAATGTTAATGATCATACCACAACAGAGATGAGGTTGCTCAGAAAGTTTTTGTGATAACTGTTAACAGATCTCGATGGGGGTTAAAAAACCTTAGATATCTTATTATCTGAACACCTTTTCTAACTGATAGAACATGTAAAAAAGAACCAATTTGTAGTCAATATCGGTGTGTGTACCTACAAAGCACAAAATGCATTTGCTCAGtttgtttgcttctttgtttccaGTTTCTCTCAGACTTGAGCATCACAGGTTTGTTATGAAAACACAACTTTAACTTAATGTTTCTTCTAAATGGTTTGTTTGCATACATGATGTTGTATGACATAGTATCCTAAAGGTGAAGCTCTGTATCTTTCATGCTTTCTTTGTATAGCCGATGGAGGCGGTGCGAAACTGGTATTTgcctttttctcttctatatATGTAAGTCATCTTGTTATCGTCTACTACTTGTCATTTTCATATAAAGATTGCGTGGGATTTAGGCATTTTGCAAGACTCTTGTTAAGTTTTCTAGAAGAGACACACATTCACTTGTAAAGGGTAGGGACCTGTGACAAAGACGTTTATCAGGCTCTTGTTTAgtgaaattgaaaataatcACATGTGAGCTTAGAAACCGAAAGAGAGGGACAAAGATGTCGAAATCATTGTTTCTCATAGTGGCCATAGAGCATGGGAAATGAACTTCCCCACTTTAGGGTTATCCAAGAAATGAAACTGGTGGCTCAAAGATGATGGTGAGGAATATATGTCTGCTTATGTATTATGACACTCTTTGGCTTAGTTGTGGTGTTTTAGGCTTTTGGATAGTAGCCACATGGGTGAGTCTTGTGATTTCAAGACAATGGACCCTTCACACTTTACCCTCTTGCctcttattttttctaattccttgtcttcttcttgtttcatctttatcaattttgtttttgtgagaATTATAAATTgtataaacaaagaaaatttgtttttaaaatcaagaTTTATCTTAAACTTTAATAGAAGAAGGTGTTGGGGCTTTCGGTTGATGTCAACTAAGGAATGAATTGATAGTGTCTACGAGTTATAACCACAACAGGTGTGCCAATTAAATTCAGCCATCTGTCACCATCATCTCACTGTCCCCACTCTTTGATCCCACACCACTCAtctttttgacttttctttactcacattttcatttttttgggtcaaatttcttatttgtttttggttaaattctaaaaataatacaCTTTCTACATTGTTTTGTACTTAAAAGTCAAAGTTGTAGCTAGTAACTAAGCCAATAACATCGTGAAAAGATGAAACAAGCGCCGAGATAAGTTCATCTCCATTATATCCACAGGGATCATGATGATCATTACGattctgcttttgtttttttagtttaacacacaaattttttgaacaaaacaatatcatcAAGGACGGTGAAGAAGTAGATGAACACAAGGCATCGACCTCGAGGATGGcttcataacaaaacaaaagattaggTTCTCGCCTAAAGCATTAATGTTCTAATTTTCACATGGGAACATACATCCTTTATCATTTGTGTGtattaaaactaaatgaaAATTGATAATTAAGTGATCATCGTCTTAAGAGTATTTCAGAATACATGTCTAGATTCATGCGGC
It encodes the following:
- a CDS encoding zinc finger (Ran-binding) family protein (zinc finger (Ran-binding) family protein; FUNCTIONS IN: binding, zinc ion binding; INVOLVED IN: biological_process unknown; LOCATED IN: intracellular; EXPRESSED IN: 23 plant structures; EXPRESSED DURING: 13 growth stages; CONTAINS InterPro DOMAIN/s: Zinc finger, RanBP2-type (InterPro:IPR001876); BEST Arabidopsis thaliana protein match is: Ran BP2/NZF zinc finger-like superfamily protein (TAIR:AT2G26695.1); Has 1281 Blast hits to 744 proteins in 145 species: Archae - 0; Bacteria - 0; Metazoa - 342; Fungi - 88; Plants - 606; Viruses - 0; Other Eukaryotes - 245 (source: NCBI BLink).): MGDGREGDWECLGCRNRNYAFRSFCNRCKQPRLIMDNNTSPNSKWLPRIGDWICTGCTNNNYASREKCKKCGQSKEVAALSALAIPGASLQTHLHYFTRGPESHDQPGSLLAFSNATNQASVHKEWRSGDWICRCGFHNYSSRIQCKKCNEIAPLALGTKRLASEALAHEWDSKRLNQGYTSMQTQSAIYASFPGMSLGRVSNWQLPLPFLQQHSTPALLGMGVKQWRDGDWMCTNCKNHNYASRAECNRCKTTRDILDQDITPTEQS
- a CDS encoding zinc finger (Ran-binding) family protein; protein product: MRLDHSVTDASSLVLSWIIILLQTLSGFLVSAIGSALCKKCGQSKEVAALSALAIPGASLQTHLHYFTRGPESHDQPGSLLAFSNATNQASVHKEWRSGDWICRCGFHNYSSRIQCKKCNEIAPLALGTKRLASEALAHEWDSKRLNQGYTSMQTQSAIYASFPGMSLGRVSNWQLPLPFLQQHSTPALLGMGVKQWRDGDWMCTNCKNHNYASRAECNRCKTTRDILDQDITPTEQS
- the ATSLY1 gene encoding Sec1/munc18-like (SM) proteins superfamily (ATSLY1; FUNCTIONS IN: protein transporter activity; INVOLVED IN: protein secretion, vesicle-mediated transport, vesicle docking involved in exocytosis; EXPRESSED IN: 23 plant structures; EXPRESSED DURING: 13 growth stages; CONTAINS InterPro DOMAIN/s: Sec1-like protein (InterPro:IPR001619); BEST Arabidopsis thaliana protein match is: Sec1/munc18-like (SM) proteins superfamily (TAIR:AT4G31740.1); Has 1583 Blast hits to 1569 proteins in 233 species: Archae - 0; Bacteria - 15; Metazoa - 661; Fungi - 409; Plants - 204; Viruses - 0; Other Eukaryotes - 294 (source: NCBI BLink).) yields the protein MALNLRQKQTECVIRMLNLNQPLNPSGTANEEVYKILIYDRFCQNILSPLTHVKDLRKHGVTLFFLIDKDRQPVHDVPAVYFVQPTESNLQRIIADASRSLYDTFHLNFSSSIPRKFLEELASGTLKSGSVEKVSKVHDQYLEFVTLEDNLFSLAQQSTYVQMNDPSAGEKEINEIIERVASGLFCVLVTLGVVPVIRCPSGGPAEMVASLLDQKLRDHLLSKNNLFTEGGGFMSSFQRPLLCIFDRNFELSVGIQHDFRYRPLVHDVLGLKLNQLKVQGEKGPPKSFELDSSDPFWSANSTLEFPDVAVEIETQLNKYKRDVEEVNKKTGGGSGAEFDGTDLIGNIHTEHLMNTVKSLPELTERKKVIDKHTNIATALLGQIKERSIDAFTKKESDMMMRGGIDRTELMAALKGKGTKMDKLRFAIMYLISTETINQSEVEAVEAALNEAEADTSAFQYVKKIKSLNASFAATSANSASRSNIVDWAEKLYGQSISAVTAGVKNLLSSDQQLAVTRTVEALTEGKPNPEIDSYRFLDPRAPKSSSSGGSHVKGPFREAIVFMIGGGNYVEYGSLQELTQRQLTVKNVIYGATEILNGGELVEQLGLLGKKMGLGGPVASTSLSGGH
- a CDS encoding polyamine-modulated factor 1-binding protein — translated: MIIQQLKRLGMAGKEETDVSAQGSLTREATEIWRSELESRRFQVDSLEAELVDVKAYLEFGSEEDARKELGVLSGRVRSTATMLRYLRSKARVLAIPDDLANVSCGVEQIEELKGLNLVEKDGGSSSSDGARNTNPETRRYSGSLGVEDGAYTNEMLQSIEMVTDVLDSLVRRVTVAESESAVQKERALLGEEEISRKTIQIENLSVKLEEMERFAYGTNSVLNEMRERIEELVEETMRQREKAVENEEELCRVKREFESLKSYVSTFTNVRETLLSSERQFKTIEELFERLVTKTTQLEGEKAQKEVEVQKLMEENVKLTALLDKKEAQLLALNEQCKVMALSASNI
- a CDS encoding polyamine-modulated factor 1-binding protein (BEST Arabidopsis thaliana protein match is: kinectin-related (TAIR:AT5G66250.3); Has 7578 Blast hits to 6129 proteins in 783 species: Archae - 220; Bacteria - 1045; Metazoa - 3605; Fungi - 575; Plants - 442; Viruses - 38; Other Eukaryotes - 1653 (source: NCBI BLink).); its protein translation is MAGKEETDVSAQGSLTREATEIWRSELESRRFQVDSLEAELVDVKAYLEFGSEEDARKELGVLSGRVRSTATMLRYLRSKARVLAIPDDLANVSCGVEQIEELKGLNLVEKDGGSSSSDGARNTNPETRRYSGSLGVEDGAYTNEMLQSIEMVTDVLDSLVRRVTVAESESAVQKERALLGEEEISRKTIQIENLSVKLEEMERFAYGTNSVLNEMRERIEELVEETMRQREKAVENEEELCRVKREFESLKSYVSTFTNVRETLLSSERQFKTIEELFERLVTKTTQLEGEKAQKEVEVQKLMEENVKLTALLDKKEAQLLALNEQCKVMALSASNI
- a CDS encoding polyamine-modulated factor 1-binding protein — protein: MAGKEETDVSAQGSLTREATEIWRSELESRRFQVDSLEAELVDVKAYLEFGSEEDARKELGVLSGRVRSTATMLRYLRSKARVLAIPDDLANVSCGVEQIEELKGLNLVEKDGGSSSSDGARNTNPETRRYSGSLGVEDGAYTNEMLQSIEMVTDVLDSLVRRVTVAESESAVQKERALLGEEEISRKTIQIENLSVKLEEMERFAYGTNSVLNEMRERIEELVEETMRQREKAVENEEELCRVKREFESLKSYVSTFTNVRETLLSSERQFKTIEELFERSVSYLLYATVPSLLNHKDLIFSSPHHNMLMVKQVGH
- the TAF14 gene encoding TBP-associated factor 14 (TBP-associated factor 14 (TAF14); INVOLVED IN: regulation of transcription, DNA-dependent; LOCATED IN: nucleus; CONTAINS InterPro DOMAIN/s: YEATS (InterPro:IPR005033); BEST Arabidopsis thaliana protein match is: YEATS family protein (TAIR:AT5G45600.1); Has 784 Blast hits to 784 proteins in 216 species: Archae - 0; Bacteria - 2; Metazoa - 356; Fungi - 265; Plants - 64; Viruses - 0; Other Eukaryotes - 97 (source: NCBI BLink).), coding for MESDIEILSEADASMRKLRIFGIDDREDENGRRRIKDVEVYVPIVCGSIAFYLGKKATEYRTHKWTVYVRGATNEDLGVVIKRVIFHLHPSFNNPTRVVDAPPFALSECGWGEFKIDITVFFHTDVCEKKLELSHVLKLNPENAYGPIPKSIKIPVVAESYNEVVFPDPFESFVARVHNHPAIQISNIPDGLNLPPPGAFLF
- the TAF14 gene encoding TBP-associated factor 14 (TBP-associated factor 14 (TAF14); INVOLVED IN: regulation of transcription, DNA-dependent; LOCATED IN: nucleus; CONTAINS InterPro DOMAIN/s: YEATS (InterPro:IPR005033); BEST Arabidopsis thaliana protein match is: YEATS family protein (TAIR:AT5G45600.2).), whose translation is MESDIEILSEADASMRKLRIFGIDDREDENGRRRIKDVEVYVPIVCGSIAFYLGKKATEYRTHKWTVYVRGATNEDLGVVIKRVIFHLHPSFNNPTRVVDAPPFALSECGWGEFKIDITVFFHTDVCEKKLELSHVLKLNPENAYGPIPKSIKIPVVAESYNEVVFPDPFESFVARVHNHPAIQISNIPDGLNLPPPGVADTYYLMEKGDTKEHPLSPWFLKFSEVEELFKLTAARQKVQADIAKLKRQLIMVDGQPEGLESSSGYEC